The Sphingopyxis fribergensis genome contains a region encoding:
- a CDS encoding SMP-30/gluconolactonase/LRE family protein, translating into MAEFELIADGLRFPEAPVVMDDGSVIVVEIEAKRITRCWPGGKKEVIATPGGGPNGLAIGPDGKLYCCNNGGFNYVESNGYLAPHGIADDYSGGRIERIDIETGAVEVLYKSGDHGVTLRGPNDIMFDAHGGFWFTDHGKVDYAARCHDIVGIFYAKADGSFIEEVIFPSYNPNGVGLSPDGSKLYVAETYTCRLTQFNIVAPGKVDDAAGPGGPGIPLYRPAGYKFFDSLAMEANGNICVATIGECGISVVSPAGELVEFVATDDIFTTNIAFGGPDRQDAYLTLSGTGRLVKTRWARPGLQLQY; encoded by the coding sequence ATGGCCGAGTTTGAACTGATCGCCGACGGATTGCGCTTTCCAGAGGCGCCGGTCGTGATGGACGACGGCAGCGTCATCGTCGTCGAGATCGAGGCGAAGCGCATCACGCGCTGCTGGCCCGGCGGGAAAAAGGAGGTCATCGCAACCCCGGGTGGCGGGCCCAACGGCCTCGCGATCGGGCCCGATGGCAAGCTGTATTGCTGCAACAATGGCGGGTTCAACTATGTCGAATCGAACGGCTATCTGGCCCCGCACGGCATCGCCGACGATTATTCGGGCGGGCGGATCGAGCGGATCGACATCGAAACGGGCGCGGTCGAGGTCTTGTACAAAAGCGGCGATCATGGCGTCACCCTGCGCGGCCCGAACGACATCATGTTCGACGCGCACGGCGGCTTCTGGTTCACCGACCATGGCAAGGTCGATTATGCCGCGCGCTGCCACGACATCGTCGGCATTTTCTACGCCAAGGCCGACGGCAGCTTTATCGAGGAAGTGATCTTCCCGAGCTATAATCCCAACGGTGTCGGCCTCTCGCCCGACGGCAGCAAGCTTTACGTCGCCGAAACCTACACCTGCCGCCTGACGCAGTTCAACATCGTCGCGCCGGGCAAGGTCGACGACGCCGCAGGCCCCGGCGGGCCCGGCATCCCCCTCTATCGCCCCGCAGGCTATAAATTCTTCGACAGCCTGGCGATGGAGGCGAACGGCAATATCTGCGTCGCGACGATCGGCGAGTGCGGGATCAGCGTCGTCTCGCCAGCGGGCGAGCTGGTCGAATTCGTCGCGACCGACGATATCTTCACCACGAACATCGCTTTTGGTGGCCCCGACCGGCAGGATGCCTATCTGACCCTGTCGGGCACCGGCCGGCTCGTGAAGACACGCTGGGCGCGTCCGGGGCTGCAACTCCAATATTGA
- a CDS encoding SDR family oxidoreductase, with protein sequence MTQKLALVTGGLHRVGAAISARLAREGYALAIHKRSPGEADPVLAEALAETGAESRRFAADLSNPAEVDALIPKVVESFGRAPDLLVNNAALFAEGEWTDLSAAALAEMMQVNLSAPVMLAKALVAHSEGARPAIVNIVDQRVVHPVPDQIAYSLSKSALWQATATLAVAFGNRARVNAVAPGLTMATDDYSAAQVDRLAKRMPLGALPTPAQIADAVVYLARAEAVTGQTIFVDGGAHLAPMARDFVALERD encoded by the coding sequence GTGACGCAAAAGCTCGCTCTTGTGACGGGCGGGCTGCACCGCGTCGGCGCCGCGATTTCGGCGCGGCTGGCACGCGAAGGTTATGCGCTGGCAATCCACAAGCGCAGTCCGGGCGAGGCGGATCCGGTACTTGCCGAGGCGCTGGCCGAAACCGGCGCCGAGAGCCGCCGCTTCGCCGCCGACCTGTCGAACCCGGCCGAGGTCGATGCGCTGATCCCCAAAGTCGTCGAGAGTTTCGGCCGCGCGCCCGACTTGCTCGTCAACAACGCCGCGCTGTTCGCCGAGGGCGAATGGACCGATCTGTCCGCCGCCGCGCTCGCCGAAATGATGCAGGTCAATTTGTCTGCGCCGGTGATGCTGGCCAAGGCGCTGGTCGCGCATAGCGAAGGCGCGCGACCCGCCATCGTCAATATTGTCGACCAGCGCGTGGTGCATCCGGTGCCCGACCAGATCGCCTACAGCCTCTCGAAATCGGCGCTGTGGCAGGCGACGGCAACGTTGGCAGTCGCATTCGGGAACCGCGCGCGCGTCAATGCCGTCGCGCCGGGGCTGACGATGGCGACCGACGATTATTCGGCGGCGCAGGTCGATCGGCTGGCGAAGCGCATGCCGCTCGGTGCACTTCCGACGCCGGCGCAGATTGCCGACGCGGTCGTCTATCTCGCGCGCGCCGAGGCGGTGACGGGGCAGACGATCTTCGTCGACGGCGGCGCGCATCTGGCGCCGATGGCGCGCGATTTCGTGGCGCTGGAGCGGGATTGA
- a CDS encoding TIGR02466 family protein, producing MPVRTLFASTFYEADIGTPDLLEELEESSRLFAEEDGAGRRWSREHGYKGYTSYASLGDLPERDPAFHDLKRLLDKEVKAFVKACHFDLAKPLKLDSMWVNVLKPGGTHSGHIHPHSIVSGTFYVAVPPGSGALKLEDPRLAMLMAAPGRTDDAPEHFLPFIYAEPAAGRVFLWESWLRHEVMPHSGKGERISISFNYR from the coding sequence ATGCCCGTTCGTACGCTCTTCGCCAGCACTTTCTATGAAGCCGATATCGGCACGCCCGACCTGCTCGAAGAGCTGGAGGAAAGCAGCCGCCTGTTCGCCGAAGAGGATGGCGCGGGCCGGCGCTGGAGCCGCGAGCATGGCTATAAGGGCTATACCAGCTACGCCAGCCTCGGCGACCTGCCCGAACGCGACCCGGCGTTCCATGATTTGAAGCGCCTGCTCGACAAGGAGGTCAAGGCTTTCGTCAAGGCATGCCATTTCGACCTCGCGAAACCGCTGAAGCTCGACTCTATGTGGGTCAATGTCCTGAAACCCGGTGGCACGCACAGTGGCCATATCCACCCCCACAGCATCGTGTCGGGAACCTTTTACGTCGCCGTCCCGCCGGGATCGGGCGCGCTCAAGCTCGAAGATCCGCGGCTCGCAATGTTGATGGCCGCGCCGGGCCGCACCGACGACGCGCCCGAACATTTCTTGCCCTTCATTTATGCCGAACCCGCCGCAGGCCGCGTCTTCCTGTGGGAAAGCTGGCTGCGGCACGAAGTGATGCCGCATTCGGGCAAGGGCGAACGGATCAGCATCAGCTTTAACTATCGCTGA
- a CDS encoding NAD-dependent succinate-semialdehyde dehydrogenase: MTATYDADLQLFINGAWRSGEGRDERPVFNPATAGTIAGLPVATIADLDEALAAAERGWPVWRAKTPDERAALMHKAAGIIRERVEHIATLLTLEQGKPIAEARGEVLSAAGLFDYFAEQGKRIEGRVLQRPLGQRAMVTKHPVGPVAGFSPWNFPVNLMVKKIAPALAAGCVVIAKAPEETPGCTSAIMRCIADAGIPGEVVQLVYGDPDQISRHLLASPVIRKVSFTGSTTVGKHLMRLAADGVKRITMELGGHAPVLIFDDCDLEATLDKVVWQKFRNAGQVCISPTRFYVQQGIYDAFVKGFAERTAKVKIGSGLDADTQMGPLANARRIPALEALVADAKAKGARVIAGGEATGNGYFFQPTAIADVPIEADAMNNEPFGPMALIRPFGTEDEALEQANRLPYGLAAFAFTENGRRVNRIVDSIESGMVGVNSFVISTLDMPFGGIKESGFGSESGPEGLDGYLVTKAVHIY; the protein is encoded by the coding sequence ATGACCGCGACCTACGACGCCGACCTCCAGCTTTTCATCAACGGTGCCTGGCGGAGCGGTGAGGGGCGCGACGAGCGGCCGGTGTTTAACCCCGCGACGGCAGGCACGATCGCCGGACTGCCGGTGGCTACCATCGCCGATCTCGACGAGGCGCTGGCGGCGGCGGAGCGCGGCTGGCCGGTGTGGCGCGCGAAGACCCCCGACGAGCGCGCCGCGCTGATGCACAAGGCCGCGGGCATCATTCGCGAGCGCGTCGAGCATATCGCGACCCTGCTGACGCTCGAACAGGGCAAGCCCATCGCCGAGGCGCGCGGCGAGGTACTGTCGGCCGCCGGGCTGTTCGACTATTTCGCCGAGCAGGGCAAACGCATCGAAGGCCGCGTTCTTCAGCGCCCACTCGGCCAGCGTGCGATGGTCACGAAACATCCGGTCGGCCCCGTCGCGGGCTTCAGCCCGTGGAACTTCCCGGTCAATCTGATGGTCAAAAAGATCGCCCCCGCGCTCGCCGCGGGCTGCGTCGTGATCGCGAAAGCGCCCGAGGAAACCCCCGGCTGCACCAGCGCGATCATGCGCTGCATCGCCGATGCGGGGATCCCCGGCGAGGTCGTCCAGCTCGTCTATGGCGACCCCGACCAGATCAGCCGCCATCTGCTGGCGAGCCCGGTAATCCGCAAGGTCAGCTTCACCGGCTCGACTACGGTGGGCAAGCATCTGATGCGGCTCGCCGCCGACGGGGTGAAGCGCATCACGATGGAACTGGGCGGTCACGCCCCGGTGCTGATCTTCGACGATTGCGACCTAGAGGCGACGCTCGACAAGGTCGTGTGGCAGAAGTTCCGCAACGCCGGACAGGTGTGCATCTCGCCGACGCGCTTCTATGTCCAGCAGGGCATCTACGACGCCTTCGTAAAGGGCTTTGCCGAACGGACGGCGAAAGTGAAGATCGGCAGCGGCCTCGATGCAGACACGCAGATGGGCCCTCTGGCCAATGCCCGCCGCATTCCCGCGCTTGAAGCCTTGGTCGCCGATGCCAAGGCGAAGGGCGCACGCGTGATCGCGGGCGGCGAGGCGACCGGCAACGGCTATTTCTTCCAGCCGACCGCGATCGCCGATGTGCCGATCGAGGCCGATGCAATGAACAACGAGCCCTTCGGCCCGATGGCACTGATCCGTCCGTTCGGGACCGAGGACGAGGCATTGGAGCAGGCAAACCGGCTGCCTTATGGTCTCGCCGCGTTTGCGTTCACCGAGAATGGCCGCCGCGTCAATCGCATCGTCGATAGCATTGAAAGCGGGATGGTCGGGGTGAACAGCTTCGTCATCTCGACGCTCGACATGCCGTTCGGGGGGATCAAGGAATCGGGTTTTGGCAGCGAGAGTGGGCCGGAAGGGCTGGATGGGTATCTGGTGACCAAGGCGGTGCATATTTATTGA
- a CDS encoding LysR family transcriptional regulator has protein sequence MSINRVSLYHLETLLWIDRLGTFSAAAERLNTTQPTVSARMRELEQRLGTALFRREGRAMSLTAAGRKLVRDCDPLLRDMQVALLGSGGYGEASGVVRIGAGEIAAASCLPAFVAGLKADMPNVGLEIEIDLTANLIQQLLTGRTDIAFAAGPIAHPALKTSPIGAVELVWLASPIVASAFAGGEAALPVWSLASHSPIHGRMREAIAASRIAQKSLNLCNNARTMIDIAKAGGGIGIFPQPMVRSEVASGALARIDGMPALAPVEFQVAMRVADTEPVLTQIFERAAKLNLAEAAA, from the coding sequence ATGTCTATCAATCGCGTCTCGCTCTATCATCTCGAAACCCTGCTCTGGATCGACCGGCTCGGGACATTCTCGGCTGCGGCCGAGCGGCTCAACACGACCCAGCCGACGGTGTCGGCGCGGATGCGCGAGCTCGAACAGCGCCTCGGCACCGCGCTGTTCCGCCGCGAAGGCCGCGCTATGTCGCTCACCGCGGCGGGGCGCAAGCTGGTGCGCGACTGCGACCCGCTGCTCCGCGACATGCAGGTCGCGCTGCTCGGCAGCGGCGGATATGGCGAGGCGAGCGGCGTGGTGCGCATCGGCGCGGGCGAGATCGCGGCGGCGAGCTGCCTTCCCGCTTTCGTTGCCGGATTGAAGGCCGATATGCCCAATGTCGGGCTCGAAATCGAAATCGACCTCACCGCGAATTTGATCCAACAGCTTCTGACCGGACGCACCGACATCGCCTTTGCCGCGGGACCGATCGCGCACCCGGCGCTGAAAACGAGCCCGATCGGCGCGGTTGAGCTGGTGTGGCTCGCGAGTCCCATCGTCGCATCGGCCTTTGCCGGCGGCGAGGCGGCGCTTCCCGTCTGGTCGCTCGCCAGCCATTCGCCGATCCACGGCCGGATGCGCGAGGCGATCGCGGCGTCGCGCATCGCGCAAAAATCGCTCAACCTCTGCAACAATGCGCGCACGATGATCGACATTGCCAAGGCCGGCGGGGGGATCGGCATCTTCCCGCAGCCGATGGTGCGCAGCGAGGTGGCGAGCGGCGCGCTGGCCCGGATCGACGGCATGCCCGCGCTGGCCCCGGTCGAGTTTCAGGTCGCGATGCGCGTTGCGGACACCGAACCCGTGCTGACGCAAATCTTCGAACGTGCGGCGAAGCTGAACCTCGCGGAAGCGGCGGCTTGA
- a CDS encoding HAD-IA family hydrolase: protein MTYTTVIFDFGGVITASPFEAFNRLEEERGLPRDFVRRVNSADPDGNAWAKFERAEIDAAAFDTLFAEEARALGHELEGEAVLAVIAGAVRPAMVAALDTLKAKGLRIGCITNNVPGGKMGIKGAGMTRSEEAANEVAKIMSRFEHVIESSKAGVRKPDPRIYEMMCEALGVEPGECIYLDDLGINCKPAAALGMHAIKVTSGEQAIADLSAVLGLELP, encoded by the coding sequence ATGACTTACACGACCGTTATTTTCGACTTCGGCGGCGTCATCACGGCGTCTCCGTTCGAAGCCTTCAATCGCCTTGAGGAAGAACGGGGGCTGCCGCGCGATTTCGTGCGCCGCGTCAACAGCGCCGATCCCGACGGCAATGCCTGGGCGAAGTTCGAGCGCGCCGAAATCGATGCCGCGGCGTTCGATACATTGTTCGCCGAAGAGGCGCGCGCGCTGGGGCATGAGCTGGAAGGCGAAGCCGTGCTCGCGGTGATCGCGGGCGCGGTGCGTCCGGCGATGGTTGCGGCGCTCGACACGTTGAAGGCCAAGGGGCTGCGCATCGGCTGCATCACGAACAATGTTCCCGGCGGCAAGATGGGGATCAAAGGCGCGGGCATGACGCGCAGCGAGGAAGCCGCGAACGAGGTCGCAAAGATCATGTCGCGGTTCGAGCATGTCATCGAGTCGAGCAAGGCGGGGGTGCGCAAGCCCGATCCGCGGATTTACGAAATGATGTGCGAGGCGCTTGGCGTCGAGCCTGGGGAGTGCATCTATCTCGATGACCTTGGCATCAACTGCAAACCCGCGGCGGCGCTAGGTATGCACGCGATCAAGGTGACGAGCGGCGAACAGGCGATTGCCGACCTGTCGGCGGTGCTGGGGCTCGAGCTGCCCTGA
- a CDS encoding DUF2855 family protein: MSSTSWAIDIDRDDITQVKLVEDSNAPLTTGQVRVHIDSYAMTANNITYAVFGKPAGLFGNDQGYWDFFAELDTPGRLPVWGFATVTESAAEGVAVGDRFYGYYPMAESAVLTVGKAGPGGFTDVTPRRTTLPPIYNNYQRIEALPDYRAADHDYWPVFRPLFLTGWLIADQFEDEGDYGVQQILIASASSKTAIGLGFALKLRTDRPETIGLTSAANVEAIAAQGIYDRVISYDQIMTLNATTPAALVDMAGNGAVTRVVHSHFGNQLQASIIVGKSHWDAQADVEGLPGPERQGFFAPGRSQKRIADWGGAAFGQKIAKAWLAFMDVAPRLASVDKRSGGDAALAAYREMLSGQTDPKIGIVVVP; encoded by the coding sequence ATGAGTTCAACGAGCTGGGCGATCGACATCGATCGCGACGATATTACGCAGGTCAAATTGGTCGAAGATAGCAATGCGCCACTCACAACCGGGCAAGTGCGCGTGCATATCGACAGCTATGCGATGACCGCGAACAACATCACTTACGCAGTGTTCGGGAAGCCCGCCGGGCTGTTCGGCAACGATCAGGGCTATTGGGATTTCTTCGCCGAGCTGGATACGCCCGGCCGTCTGCCCGTCTGGGGTTTTGCGACGGTGACCGAAAGCGCGGCCGAGGGTGTTGCGGTCGGCGACCGTTTCTATGGCTATTATCCGATGGCGGAGAGTGCGGTGCTGACCGTCGGCAAGGCGGGTCCGGGCGGCTTTACGGATGTGACGCCGCGTCGCACCACCCTGCCCCCCATCTACAACAATTATCAGCGGATCGAGGCGCTGCCCGACTATCGCGCCGCGGATCATGATTATTGGCCGGTGTTCCGCCCGCTGTTCCTCACCGGCTGGCTGATCGCCGACCAGTTCGAGGATGAGGGCGATTATGGCGTCCAACAGATTTTGATCGCCAGCGCGTCGAGCAAGACCGCGATCGGCCTCGGCTTCGCGCTCAAACTGCGTACCGACCGGCCTGAAACGATCGGGCTGACCAGCGCCGCCAATGTCGAAGCAATCGCGGCGCAGGGCATTTACGACCGCGTGATCAGCTATGACCAGATCATGACGCTGAACGCGACCACCCCCGCCGCATTGGTCGATATGGCGGGCAATGGCGCGGTGACCCGCGTGGTGCACAGCCATTTCGGCAACCAGCTTCAGGCCTCGATCATCGTCGGCAAGTCGCACTGGGATGCACAGGCCGATGTCGAAGGGCTGCCAGGCCCCGAACGCCAGGGCTTTTTCGCACCCGGCCGCAGCCAGAAACGGATCGCCGACTGGGGCGGCGCGGCGTTCGGGCAGAAGATTGCCAAGGCGTGGCTGGCGTTCATGGACGTTGCGCCGCGGCTGGCATCGGTCGATAAACGCAGCGGCGGCGATGCGGCGCTCGCTGCCTATCGGGAGATGCTCTCGGGACAGACAGACCCCAAAATAGGGATCGTCGTCGTTCCATGA
- a CDS encoding VIT1/CCC1 transporter family protein has translation MHEETHAVTRISWLRAAILGANDGIVSTASLIAGVAAAGASQSSILVTGTAGLVAGAMSMAAGEYVSVSSQGDAEKADVELEKRHLAADPEFELEELTQIYQERGLDRTLAEQVAVQLTEHDALDTHLRDELGMTDAMAARPIQAAAASAASFTAGAALPLATVLVDRGTSLPWTVSAASLVFLAILGALGARAGNAPMLRPVVRVTFWGAMAMAVTMAIGSLLGTTVG, from the coding sequence ATGCACGAGGAAACCCACGCCGTCACGCGGATCAGCTGGCTGCGCGCCGCGATTCTCGGCGCCAACGACGGGATCGTTTCAACTGCGAGCCTGATCGCGGGCGTCGCCGCGGCGGGCGCGTCGCAATCGTCGATCCTTGTCACCGGCACCGCAGGCCTGGTCGCGGGCGCGATGTCGATGGCGGCGGGCGAATATGTGTCGGTGAGTTCGCAGGGCGACGCGGAGAAGGCCGATGTCGAGCTGGAAAAGCGCCACCTCGCCGCCGATCCCGAGTTCGAACTCGAGGAGCTGACGCAGATCTATCAGGAGCGCGGGCTCGACCGCACGCTCGCCGAGCAGGTCGCGGTGCAGCTTACCGAGCATGACGCGCTCGACACGCATCTGCGCGACGAGCTGGGGATGACCGACGCGATGGCGGCGCGGCCGATTCAAGCGGCGGCGGCTTCGGCGGCGAGCTTTACCGCAGGCGCGGCGCTACCGCTTGCAACGGTGCTGGTCGATCGGGGCACGTCGCTGCCGTGGACGGTATCGGCGGCGTCGTTGGTCTTTCTCGCGATCCTCGGCGCGCTGGGAGCGCGGGCGGGCAATGCGCCGATGCTGCGTCCGGTCGTTCGGGTGACTTTCTGGGGCGCTATGGCAATGGCGGTGACGATGGCGATCGGGTCGCTGCTCGGCACGACGGTGGGTTGA
- a CDS encoding HAD family acid phosphatase, producing MRGFAITASLLLAGCASAPAEVATAPAAPTAPVEAAKPPVALQYLYGSPEAAVAVRATNARIADYGVGRINQRPKDSVVLAAGATMDTPAFEPCGTKPFAAVFDADETLIWNLGPMRYFAEKGTAFDVKVWDQWEKTGAGKAAAMPGSVEMVNKLRAAGITVIANTNRSAANAKGSEDTLRAAGLGEFKHGETLFLMGDDATGSSKDGRRATIASKYCVIILGGDQLGDFSQQFNVKDLPAAQRMALATSAAATALWDKGWFLFPNPVYGPWEKLGWGDAFPSDKQWEPSQ from the coding sequence ATGCGCGGCTTCGCCATCACAGCGAGCTTGCTGCTCGCGGGCTGCGCGAGCGCGCCGGCCGAGGTCGCGACGGCACCGGCTGCGCCAACGGCTCCTGTGGAAGCCGCCAAGCCGCCCGTTGCGCTGCAATATCTTTACGGCTCGCCCGAGGCTGCGGTCGCGGTACGCGCGACCAATGCGCGGATCGCCGACTATGGCGTGGGACGGATCAATCAACGTCCGAAGGACAGCGTTGTCCTCGCGGCCGGTGCGACGATGGACACGCCGGCGTTCGAACCTTGCGGCACCAAGCCCTTTGCTGCGGTGTTCGACGCCGACGAGACGTTGATCTGGAACCTCGGCCCGATGCGCTACTTCGCCGAAAAGGGTACGGCGTTCGACGTGAAGGTCTGGGACCAGTGGGAAAAGACCGGCGCGGGCAAGGCGGCCGCGATGCCCGGCAGCGTCGAGATGGTGAACAAGCTCCGCGCCGCAGGGATCACCGTCATCGCCAACACCAACCGCAGCGCCGCCAATGCCAAGGGCAGCGAGGATACGCTGCGCGCCGCCGGGCTTGGCGAGTTCAAGCATGGCGAGACGTTGTTTCTGATGGGCGACGATGCCACCGGGTCGAGCAAGGATGGACGGCGCGCGACGATCGCGTCGAAATATTGTGTCATCATCCTCGGCGGCGACCAGCTTGGCGATTTCAGCCAGCAGTTCAACGTCAAGGATCTGCCCGCCGCGCAGCGCATGGCGCTCGCCACCAGCGCCGCCGCCACCGCACTCTGGGACAAGGGCTGGTTCCTGTTTCCCAACCCCGTCTATGGCCCGTGGGAAAAACTGGGCTGGGGCGACGCCTTCCCCTCCGACAAACAATGGGAGCCAAGCCAATGA
- a CDS encoding CoA transferase subunit A — translation MGKKQYPDAAAALEGLLFDGMQICAGGFGLCGIPERLIDAIRDAGTKDLTIASNNAGIDGEGLGKLLRTKQVKKMISSYVGENKEFERQYLAGELEVEFCPQGTLAERCRAGGAGIPGFYTKTGVGTLVAEGKEVKSFDGQEYILERGIFADLAIIKGWKADESGNLIFRKTARNFNQPMATAAKICVAEVEEIVPVGSLDPDAIHLPGIYVKRLVLGAPYDKKIEFRTTRPRQENVSPA, via the coding sequence ATGGGGAAGAAGCAATATCCCGACGCCGCCGCCGCCCTCGAAGGCCTGCTGTTTGACGGCATGCAGATTTGCGCAGGCGGTTTCGGCCTGTGCGGTATCCCCGAACGGCTGATCGACGCGATCCGCGATGCGGGCACCAAGGATCTGACGATCGCCAGCAACAACGCCGGGATCGACGGCGAAGGGCTCGGCAAGCTGCTCCGTACCAAACAGGTCAAGAAGATGATCTCGTCCTATGTCGGTGAGAATAAGGAATTCGAACGGCAATATCTGGCGGGCGAGCTCGAGGTCGAATTCTGCCCGCAGGGCACGCTCGCCGAACGCTGCCGTGCCGGCGGTGCGGGCATCCCGGGCTTTTACACCAAGACCGGCGTCGGCACGCTGGTCGCCGAGGGCAAGGAAGTGAAGAGTTTCGACGGACAGGAGTATATCCTCGAACGCGGCATCTTCGCCGACTTGGCGATCATCAAGGGCTGGAAAGCCGACGAGAGCGGAAACCTCATCTTCCGCAAGACCGCGCGCAACTTCAACCAGCCGATGGCGACCGCGGCGAAAATCTGCGTCGCCGAAGTCGAGGAAATCGTCCCCGTCGGCAGCCTCGATCCCGACGCGATCCACCTGCCCGGCATTTATGTAAAGCGGCTCGTCCTTGGCGCGCCGTACGACAAGAAGATCGAATTCCGCACGACGCGCCCGCGCCAAGAAAACGTCAGCCCGGCGTGA